In the genome of Anabaena cylindrica PCC 7122, the window ACTGGATTATCTATTTATGAATTTGATGAAAACAGCAAAGAAAATTATAAAGAATATGAAATATTATTGAGTCCGATCAAATCTGAAATAGCAACGCCTCCGAGCGCTCACTACAATAGATATGATGAGCTTGATATTGAGCTAGGATATAATTTCTCCAGACCTGAATTTGCAGGGAATAAAATAGGCGGTCAACCACTTTACATCAATCAGCCAACAAACCCACGTGAGGAATTTGATTCAAAAGAATGGTTATTACTCTTACAGCTTGCTCCCCAGCAAGGCTATTACTTACTGCCTAGATTTCAGCCAAACTTTTATCCTTTTTCTATGGAATTGGGCGAGTTTGGCATTTTAACTATTTTTATTGCCAATGACTATACTCAAGCCAAATTATTTATTCAACTTCCGTAGGAATATCAAAACTTAAAGTCCGGGACTATGATTAAAAATTCGCTTCAATTCCCTATTCTAAAACCTG includes:
- a CDS encoding DUF1963 domain-containing protein: MTTLFRRTFTIAETQTPITEPITKFGGQPVWINEPTWPLAFETGEKMLFMGQIALEDSIFPNSNGVMVYVFIWGDAEPLYAEAMAVVIQTPEMIYKTEEVEYISDATGLSIYEFDENSKENYKEYEILLSPIKSEIATPPSAHYNRYDELDIELGYNFSRPEFAGNKIGGQPLYINQPTNPREEFDSKEWLLLLQLAPQQGYYLLPRFQPNFYPFSMELGEFGILTIFIANDYTQAKLFIQLP